In Monomorium pharaonis isolate MP-MQ-018 chromosome 3, ASM1337386v2, whole genome shotgun sequence, a genomic segment contains:
- the LOC105838159 gene encoding chymotrypsin-2 yields MKQLACILIALAIVGVYGDEPDKLVNGIPTTISTYPHCISMRANNNHMCGGSIIGSRYILTAAHCVVPLVRNPNLLRSVVIVTGTTYLNSGGQAHKIEKLWYHERYNPNDPTGRGSNDIGLIKLATPIQFGPTQQPIALPTRNIMKDDAVTIAAWGSTGFRKPVHNNLQKLHARAMLPQTCQEYHRGVMNIASSEFCTLITYGTGLCNGDSGSGLIRDNDRTIIGLVSGGRPCAQGYPDVYTNVYSHLSWIKQKMLY; encoded by the exons ATGAAGCAGCTAGCATGTATTTTGATCGCACTAGCGATCGTAG GTGTTTATGGAGATGAACCAGACAAGTTAGTAAATGGAATACCCACCACTATAAGTACATATCCGCATTGTATCTCCATGAGAGCCAACAACAATCACATGTGCGGCGGTAGCATAATCGGTTCACGATATATCCTAACTGCCGCACATTGCGTAGTACCTCTAGTTCGGAATCCCAATCTATTGCGATCTGTGGTCATTGTTACTGGCACGACCTACCTCAATTCAGGTGGACAAGCTCATAAGATAGAAAAACTCTGGTATCACGAACGTTATAATCCCAATGATCCTACGGGTAGAGGCTCTAATGACATCGGTTTGATAAAG ctgGCTACGCCCATTCAGTTTGGTCCAACACAACAACCAATCGCGCTTCCAACACGTAATATAATGAAAGATGATGCTGTTACAATTGCTGCCTGGGGTTCTACAGGCTTCAGAAAACCCGTTCATAACaacttacaaaaattacaCGCAAGAGCTATGCTTCCGCAAACATGCCAAGAATATCATCGTGGCGTCATGAACATTGCCTCGAGCGAGTTTTGTACTCTTATTACCTACGGAACTGGGTTGTGCAAC GGTGACAGCGGTAGCGGACTGATTCGAGACAATGACAGAACTATAATTGGTCTAGTTTCTGGTGGAAGACCATGCGCCCAAGGTTATCCAGATGTATACACCAATGTCTACTCTCATCTCTCTTGgatcaaacaaaaaatgttatactaa